Within the Desulfuromonadales bacterium genome, the region CGTCTACCAGAAGACCGCTCCCGAGGCGAAAGGGAAGATGATCTCCCTGGCCACCGAGACGGAACGGACCCTGTTTTTCGATTTTCTCCCCCTCGCGCTCGGCGAAATTCGCGGCTTCAAAACCCGCTTTCACCTCTACACCGTTCCCGGACAGGTCTTCTACGATGCATCCCGCAAGCTCATTCTCAAGGGGGTGGACGGTGTCGTTTTCGTCGCCGATTCGCAGGAGGAGCGCCTCGACGCCAATATCGAGAGCATGGAAAACCTCAAGGTCAACCTTGAGGAGCAGGGCTACGAATTG harbors:
- a CDS encoding ADP-ribosylation factor-like protein; protein product: VYQKTAPEAKGKMISLATETERTLFFDFLPLALGEIRGFKTRFHLYTVPGQVFYDASRKLILKGVDGVVFVADSQEERLDANIESMENLKVNLEEQGYELEKLPFVIQYNKRDLPNVTSVDELRNLLNPDSVPEFEACATTGEGVFETLKAVAKQILIDLKKGGG